The DNA region GCCTGTCTGGCCTGGCCTCAGGGATTAGGGCCAGGCAGCCTTCTTATTTTAGGCTAAGAGGCATTAGGGAGGGATGAGAGGTTAAGCCCAGGCAGGAATCTTCCAGGGACCCACATGTACTTCCCCACTTGGGGGCGCGGTGAGTGTGGGGAGCCAGGCTGCTGCAGGCTTCGGATGAAGGTGGTGTCGGGACAGCCTGGCCTTCTCTTGTGGCTAGGGACTCTCCCTTGCTGCTCAGAGACAATGGAGGTCTCAGAGTCAAGGACAGGACTTTAAGAATGCACAGGCACCTTCAGCCCAGACCTGGCTCCAGGGCGCCACCCACAGGCggcccctctcccctctctctgacCTCTGACAGCCTCCAGGAACACTGCCTCTCCCTCCAAATCTCCCCACAGGGACAGACAGTGACCAAGACCCAGCACAATGCACAGCCTTTCCAAGCTAAAAGCCCACCCTGGGTGCCCCTCTGCCCCGCCAGAGCACAACCTGATGCCTGGCCCTTGAGGCCCTGTGCCAGTGCCTCCCTCCAGTGTAGATGGTCCCTGCTCTGTCCCCGCATCAAGGTCTGTGCACGGGCCGTTCCTCCCTATCCACCTGTCACCCACAGCAGAGCTACCTGGACTGTACCTGAGGCACCAGCCAAGGGGCATGGAGCTGAAGGAACCAACAGCTAAACATCGCCCCGCATGACTTAAGTGTGTGCCCAGAGGCCCCGGAGCCAGGCTGAGGCCCAGCACCTGGTGAACAAAGCTGTCACTTCACAGGTAAGGCCAGGAGCCAACGCCTGGAGAGGCTTGCCTTCCTGAGCTGCCTGGTGGCCCAGGCCCGGGCCAGCACAATATGACCTACTCACCGGGCCTCGGTCATTGTGTACTAAGTAGGGGTGCGGAGGATCCAAGGTGGGTAAACAGCAGGGCCTTGGCCGGAGCCTGTGCCCATAGGGGCCCTACACAGGAGCAAGGGGGAGGTGACGGCAGTGCCGGAGGGAGACTTGGGCAATGCTATGGaggtgagagggagagggaggttCTCCATTTTGCCCAGCTGAGGGTTTCCAGGCTGTCCAATCCAGGCACTAGTTCAGCTGATGGAACGGTCGTCACCTCCTCACTGGCCTCTGCTTCCCCTGCCCTGGGCCTCCCTGAGGCTGCTGGGCAGATGGGCTGGGAGCTGGTCAGGGAGCCAGAGCCGAGGGCCCCACTCACCGTTACTGTGATTTCCTGTCTGGAGGGAAGCCGGGGGCTGCAGGTTGCTGCTCAAGGCCCCGTAGCCACGGTAGCTGTAGTTGAGGCTGCCGTTGACGTACACAGGGTCCTGGGAGTAGGAGGAGGCTGGCAGTGAGTAGGTGGAGTGGGTGATGGCTGCGGAGTCCCGGGAGTGCTGCTTGTCCAGGGCTATGGGCTCGTCCTGCAGAGGCGAGAGGGTGGTGCTGGGGAGCCAGGGTGCAGCAGACCCAGCCAAGGTCCCTGGGCACAGGTTCCACAACAGCTGAACCCCCGGTTTGACCTGTTCCTGCTCCCTGGGGgtcacctcccccagccacctcCCTCACTCTGCAGATGGTCACTGCCACAGCAATGACCCTTTCCAGGTCCTCTGGTCTTGGGATGAAGTCTGACTCCCTGTCACAAGTTCTGCAGGGCCTCTGTGACTCCCCCACCACTTCTGGGCACTGTCCCCTCTGTCCTTTGGCCCACCGTAGGGTAACTGGTGGCCCCCCGTGGGCGCAGCCCAGGAACTGGCGGAGCAGGCACCTGCGAGGACTGGTAGATCTCCAGGCGCATCCTCTTGGCGGCTTTCCTGGTCTCGCTCTCGCAGGCGGCAGCGAGGATGTTCTCTGCCATGGCGGAGGTTAGATGGGGCGGCGTGGGTCTGGTCTGCAGGTAGAAGGGGCAGCAAGCTGGTGATGGTGCGGGCAGAGGCCTGGCCCAGGGTGGGGGTCCAGGACCAGGCAGCCTTTCCAGCAGGTTCCCCATTTAAAACAGGAGTCAAGGGACCTGCTTCTAGGGCTGCCGGTGGGTTCTGGGCCAGGCGCCTGGCTGTGGGACGCTCAGGAccccgggctggggctggggggccAGAGGGGCGCCGTGGGGGAGAGCTCACCATCTCCATGCCGTTCTTCTTCATGCGCCGGCAGGACTTGAGGTACGTGCGGATGCGCTTGCGGGCCCGCTCCTGGAACTCGGGGAACTGCCGGCTGCAGGACTCGATGATGGCCTGGATCTTCTCCTTGGGCTGCTTGGAGATGGGCACCATGCGGTCCAGGTTCTCGTCCACGAAGAGGCGCACAAACATCTGTGGGGGACACAGGCTCTCAGGACGGCTGTCCCTGCCCGCACCCCCCAACGCTGGCCCTGCCCAATGCTCACGTTGAAGGCCTTGAGGCGCTCGGGGTCCATTCCCTCAGAGTCATTCATCTTGTCATTGTCCTCGTGGTCGTCatggtcatcatcatcatcgtctgCTGTGGGGGCCCGGCCCACAGTCAGGTCTTCAGGGCAGCCACTGACCTCAGTCTTGATGGAGTCGTAGCTCCCAGAGCTGTAAGGTGGGGACTGGCGGGAGGCAGGAAGCAAAGGGTCAGTCAGCCTGTGGCTGCTAGCATGGTCCC from Ictidomys tridecemlineatus isolate mIctTri1 chromosome 5, mIctTri1.hap1, whole genome shotgun sequence includes:
- the Nol4l gene encoding nucleolar protein 4-like isoform X3 codes for the protein MNDSTWMSADPHLASSLSPSQDERMRSPQNLHGQEDDDSSSESGSGNGSSTLNPSASSSTQGDPAFPEMNGNGAAAPMDFTATTEDQPINLCDKLPPGTAIGTPSYPSDGCSADGLRSRVKYGVKATPESPPYSSGSYDSIKTEVSGCPEDLTVGRAPTADDDDDDHDDHEDNDKMNDSEGMDPERLKAFNMFVRLFVDENLDRMVPISKQPKEKIQAIIESCSRQFPEFQERARKRIRTYLKSCRRMKKNGMEMTRPTPPHLTSAMAENILAAACESETRKAAKRMRLEIYQSSQDEPIALDKQHSRDSAAITHSTYSLPASSYSQDPVYVNGSLNYSYRGYGALSSNLQPPASLQTGNHSNGPTDLSMKGGASTTSTTPTPTPSSNSTSRTMPTAQLSPTEISAVRQLIAGYRESAAFLLRSADELENLILQQN
- the Nol4l gene encoding nucleolar protein 4-like isoform X4 → MTLQLRTDETSVSSEDFDMNDSTWMSADPHLASSLSPSQDERMRSPQNLHGQEDDDSSSESGSGNGSSTLNPSASSSTQGDPAFPEMNGNGAAAPMDFTATTEDQPINLCDKLPPGTAIGTPSYPSDGCSADGLRSRVKYGVKATPESPPYSSGSYDSIKTEVSGCPEDLTVGRAPTADDDDDDHDDHEDNDKMNDSEGMDPERLKAFNMFVRLFVDENLDRMVPISKQPKEKIQAIIESCSRQFPEFQERARKRIRTYLKSCRRMKKNGMEMTRPTPPHLTSAMAENILAAACESETRKAAKRMRLEIYQSSQDEPIALDKQHSRDSAAITHSTYSLPASSYSQDPVYVNGSLNYSYRGYGALSSNLQPPASLQTGNHSNGPTDLSMKGGASTTSTTPTPTPSSNSTSRTMPTAQLSPTEISAVRQLIAGYRESAAFLLRSADELENLILQQN